The genomic interval ACGGAGCTGTTAACAGGAATTCTAATTGGCATTGTCTTAACCGCAGTCTTCGTGATTTCCAAAGTGTCTAACTTGAAGATTCGGGTAGAGCATGATGAGCGTACTCAACGGATTGACATTCACTTAGAAGGTGCTGCAACGTTTGTCCGCTTGCCTGAGTTAGCCTCTGCTCTAGAAAGGATTCCTCCTAAGACACAGTTGTACGTTCATCTGGAAAAGCTGGCTTATGTCGATCACACTTGTTTCGACTTGCTGTCTAACTGGGCAAGCCAGCAGGAAGGAAGAGGCAGCACCATCACCGTGGAATGGGAAGGTTTAACGGATCGCTACCGCAGACCGTTTGCTACGCGAACGAATCCAGTGAGCTTTCCTGCATCAGGTCCCTTTGCAGAAGAGTTTTAGTTCCCTCCATTCCCGAACGGGTTGGTTTGTAAGTTTTTACCTATTAGCAGTTGAGAGAGATGTCAATCACTGAATTCCTCATTCAAACCATCTGGCTGATTCCGTTCTATGGCTTGCTAGGTGCAGTTCTCACCCTTCCCTGGTCTTTAGGAATCATTCAACGCACAGGCCCTCGTCCAGCAGCGTATTTCAATCTACTCATGACCTTTAGCGCCTATGTGCATGGGCTATTTGTCTTCAACGCAGTTTCGAACCATCCGGCTCAACAGCTGATAATTCATTGGTTCCATGCGGCAGACCTCGATTTGACTTTTGCCCTGGAAATTTCTGCGGTTACTGTTGGGGCGATGGAGTTGGTGACAGGACTGAGCCTCCTGGTACAACTGTTTGCCCTGGGCTACATGGAGAAAGACTGGGCATTGGCCCGTTTCTTTGCCCTAATGGGATTTTTTGAGGCAGCCATGAGTGGGTTAACCCTGAGTGATTCACTGTTGCTCAGCTACTGCCTGCTAGAGTTGTTAACCGTCTCCACCTATTTGCTGGTGGGCTTCTGGTATGCCCAGCCTTTAGTGATCACAGCCGCGCGCGATGCCTTCCTGACTAAGCGAGTGGGTGATGTGCTGCTGCTAATGGGCGTTGTTGCGCTTTCTACTCTGGCTGGCAGCACCAATTTTTCTGACCTGTATACCTGGGCAGAAACGGCTCATTTATCACCTGTCACCGCAACACTGCTGGGATTGGCTCTGATAGCGGGTCCAGTTGGTAAGTGTGCCCAGTTTCCGCTGCATTTGTGGTTAGATGAAGCGATGGAAGCACCCAGTCCTGCCTCAGTGTTGCGAAATTCGCTGGTGGTTTCCTGCGGTGCCTACCTGCTGATTAAGATGCAGCCCATTTTAGCCCTGTCGCCGATTGTGATGGCAACGTTGATTGCGATCGGCTCCGTAACTGCGATCGGCTCTTCTCTGGTGGCGATCGCGCAAATTGACATTAAGCGTGCCCTTTCTCACTCCACGAGCGCCTACCTGGGATTGGTATTTGTCGCGGTGGGCATACAGCAAATCGAGTTTGCCCTGATGCTGATTCTGGCCCATGCGATCGCCAAAGCCCTTCTGTTTATGAGTATCGGCTGCGTGATTGCCAACACGAATAGCCAGGATTTGACCGAGATGGGCGGATTGGGCAAAACCATGCCAATTACCGCGAGTGCATTTCTGGTGGGTGCGGTTGGCTTAGTCGGACTGTTTCCGTTGGGTGGCTTTTGGGCAATGCAACAGGGGGTCGATCGCTTCTGGGCAGATGCTCCTTGGCTCATCAGTGTGTTGCTATTGGTGAATGGCTTGACAGCGTTTAATATGATGCGAGTCTTTCGTCTGGTGTTCTTGGGGCAACCGCAGGTGAAAGCCCGTCGAGCCCCAGAAGTAGGTTGGATGATGGCTCTACCAATGGTGGCTCTGAACGTGACGGACATCTCAGTTCCCTTGATGCTGCGAAAGTTAATGTTGCTGCCTCCTATCTTCAGCTTGAATCCCGTGGCAGAAATGCTGCTTGTAGCGTCTGGCTTACTGGGTTTTGGGGTCGGTGCCATGTTCCCGTTCAAGCGAATCTGGTTGAGCCCGGTGTCTAAGATTCCAGGCTTCTTCCACAACATGCTGGCCTATGACTTCTATGCCGATCGTTTATATCACTCAACGGTGGTCTTTGCAGTGGCGCAGATCTCGAAGTTCTCTGTCTGGTGCGATCGCTACATCTTTGATGGCGTTGCAAATTTAATTGGATTTGCTGCCATCTTTAGCGGTCAGAGTCTTAAGTATGTCACGTCTGGCGCTTCTCAATCCTATGTATTTACTATCTTGGTGAGTTTAGGTGTGCTGGTTGTGATGGTGAGTTGGGAGTTTTTGCAGGGTTTTAGTTTATCCACTGTCATTAGCTTTCTCTTCTAGAAGCTGATGTTGAGAGTGAACAGTGAGTCCTGAAACATGGGTTTACGAAAGATAGCTGAGTGAATCGAGAAGCTGAAGCTTAAATAAGGAGAATGATCATGCTGAGTGCTTTGATTGGGATACCTTTATTAGGTGCAGTTATCATTGGGTTTTGTCCTGGAATCACGCCTCGTTCGGCTCGCTGGGGTACTTTGGCGATCGCAACATTAATGTTTGTTTGGACGATCGCCTTAGCAAGTCAGTTTGATCTGTTGAGTTCTACGTTGCAGTTTGAGGAACATCTTTCCTGGCTGGATACGCTGGGTTTGACGTACCATCTGGGGATTGATGGGTTATCGTCGTCTCTCTTGGTGCTGAATGGATTGCTGACCGGAATTGCCATCTACAGCACCACTAAAGATATTCATCGTCCCCGATTGTATTACGCGCTAATGTTGCTGTTGAATGCAGCGGTGGCAGGAGCGTTCTTGGCTCACGATTTGCTGCTGTTTTTCCTGTTCTATGAACTGGAACTGCTTCCCCTGTACCTGCTGATTAACATTTGGGGCGGTGCGCGACGGGAGTATGCAGCGACTAAGTTCCTGATTTTTACATCCCTTTCGGGCATGTGCTTACTGGTTAGCTTCCTAGGAGTCGTCGGTTTCACAGGGGCATCTACCTTTGCCTACGACCCAACACTGGCTGCCATGCTTCCACTCGAAACTCAAATGCTTTTGCTACTGCCGATTCTGCTAGGGTTTGCCATCAAGGTGCCGCTAGTTCCGTTTCACACCTGGCTACCTGATGCTCATGTCGAGGCTTCAACCCCCGTTTCCGTCTTATTGGCAGGAGTTCTGTTGAAGTTGGGCACCTACGGATTGCTGCGCTTTGGGGTAGGGTTATTTCCTGCAGCCTGGACAACTTTGGCTCCTTGGTTAGCAGCCTGGGCGGTAGTGAGTGTGTTGTTTGGGATACTCGCGGCGATCGCTCAAACCGACATGAAGAAGATGGTTGCCTACAGCTCAGTTGGACACATGGGCTTTATTCTGCTGGCAGCAGCGGCGGCAACACCACTGAGCTTGCTGGGAGCCGTTGTGCAAATGGTGAGTCACGGTCTCATCTCTGGCTTACTGTTTCTGCTGGTGGGCGTGGTCTACGTCAAAACGGGGACGCGCAGTTTGGATACGCTCAAAGGACTGCTCAATCCCGAACGCGGACTGCCAGTGGTGGGGAGCTTGATGGTGTTAGCGGTGATGGCAAGTGCTGGAATTCCTGGTATGGCAGGATTTGTCGCTGAGTTTTTGATCTTCCGGGGTAGTTTTGCGGTGTTTCCAGCACAAACGCTGCTTTGCATGGTCGGTACAGGCTTGACGGCAGTTTACTTCCTGGTGTTACTCAACCGTGCCTTTTTTGGTCGCCTGTCATCAGCAGTGATAGATCTACCTCGCGTTAGTTGGTCAGAACGCCTCCCAGCAGCTGTTCTAGCGGCAATCATCATTCTGTTGGGGATTCAACCAAGTTGGTTGATTGGTCTGAGTGAAGCCGCGAGCGCAGCCTTGGAACCCACGACAAGAATCACAGACGCATCCTTGGTCATCTCTCAGCCCAGCACTGCTCCACCGCTGTAAGCAACCACTTAGCAATCCTTAGCAATTCCGTTAAATCCATCAAAACCTTTAGGAGGCATTGTCATGGTTACAACCAGCGTGTCATTGAAGTCATCCAGTCATCCCCTCAGTCACTACATTCATCAACTCGAATCGGGTCATACCCTGCTTCCCAACTCGACCCAGCATGTTCAGGAAGTTGTGGGAGTTCTGCACAGCTACGGGATTGTCCTGGATGCCTACTGCAAAAATTTGATTTACATTGCTGAAAATGCTTTTCTAGAGCCGTTTCCCTTCTTCAAATATTTCAATGGGGAAATCACGCTCAAAAAGATACTGCAATATGCACAGCACGATCGCATCAACTTTGAATATGCTGAATACTGCATGAAGGCAATGTTGTGGCATGGTAGCAACAGCTTTGATGCTTACCTGGATTCCCCGGAACTCGCCGCCCTAGCTCAACAGGCGATCACCACTAAACTGCACAACAATCCCCTCCTCCAAGGATTTCATCGCCTCTTTCCAGCCTTTTTCCCAGAACAGATTCGGCAACTGTGCTACTACAGTGCCCTGGGTCAGTTCTGGCGCATCATGAGCGATCTGTTTATGGAATTGTCGGCTGGCTACGATCGCGGCGAGATTCCATCCGTTCGTCACGTCGTTAACCACATTTGCCAGGGTTTGGTTGATGCTGCTGCAACCCCCATCACTTACACCGTCAGAATTCGCAACCAGTCTTACGACATCATTCCCCTCTCCGCCGGAATCACGTTTTTGATGGACGTGGCGGTTCCCTATGTCGAAGCCGTTTTTCTCAAGGGAACGCCCTTTTTTGGCACGGTCTCCTACAACGCTCAGGCACACCAGATTTCTCCCAACCCCGCTGAATTTGCTTACGGCGCATTGTTTGCTGATCCACTCATGACCGGAGCCGCAGGCATTCCACCCACACTACTCATGCAAGATATGCGTCATTTCTTGCCAAATTACCTGCATAAGATCTATCAGCGATCGCCCAGAGGCGAAGACAACCTGCGGGTCCAAATTTGCCAGAGCTTCCAAAAATCTATGTTCTGCGTGACCAATGCCGCCATTCAAGGGCTAGCTCCCCATTCCCTCTGTACCTCTGATCCGAACGAGCAGCAAGCAGTCCGTGCCTACCTGGAAGGATGGATGAACCGCCTCTTGACCTCCCGTCTATCCCAACTGTAACGACCTTCCCTTCATTACATAAACTTACCCCCGTTCCAAAAATCTCTCAATCGTTGCCGGAAGTTTGACTATGAAAGTCGGTCTACCAACCAGAGCCTTTGATGCTTCTCACAAGACCTTGTGGGACCCAGTACAAACTGCTTACCAGTGGTTCACTAAAACACCAGAACGGGCTTTGGAGCAAGCCTATCAAGCAGTACTGAACATTCAGGCGATCGAGCGTCAATACTTTGATGGCAATGACATTGATCTGACTTTAACCCGTCATCCTACCAATGTGATGGCGTGTTTGCGAACTGACCTCGATCGTTACCTCAACACCGCTAAACTGCGAGTTGCAGAATTCAAGCTGAGTCGAGCCATGCTGGGCAGGACAGATTACGCACTGCTGGAAAAACTGGCAGTGATCGATCAACTGCTTGCCAAATATGAGGCAAAGCTAACGATGGCTAAAAACACCCGCTTGACGACCGTTCCACCAGAGAGACTACAGGCAGATTTAGATATGTTTGAAGGGGCACCTCCTGCCCATGAGTCCTCGAAGAGAAAGAGTGTCTTACCACGCTCCATTGGTAGAACCGTCAATCGCATCACAACAGAATTAAACCCTAATTCTGAAAAAGAGCTCCTCACCAACTTTCGCCACTCCAGCACAAAAACTAGAGTCGCACTCAAATTTCTTGCCCTGCTGATTCTGGTGCCGATATTGACTCAACAGTTATCGAAAAACTTTCTGATTGAACCAATCGTGGAGCGGTTTCATAGGGAAAACTCCGCTCAGGCATTCTTGAACGTTGAAATGAAAGAGGAAGCCTTGCAGGAGTTAGAAGCCTTTGAAAAAGAACTGCGCTTTCAAAATTTACTGGCTACAGCCCCGCAACTCTCAACCGAGGCGATCGAAACCCAAGTCCATGCAAAAGCGGTTGAAATTGCAGAGCACTACCGCGATCGCGGTAGCCATGCGATTGGTAATGTCTTTGCTGATCTACTCGGCTTATTTGCCTTTTGCTGGCTACTTGTGATCAGTCCAAAGCAAATTGCTGTTTTGAAGTCATTCATAGATGATATCGTTTATGGACTAAGCGACAGTGCCAAAGCATTCATCATTATCTTGCTAACGGATATCTTCGTTGGCTATCACTCGACCCACGGCTGGGAAGTTTTGCTGGAAGAAATAGCGAACCATTTGGGAATTGCTGTGAGCCGGAATGGCATCTTCTTGTTCATTGCAACCTTCCCGGTGATTCTTGACACCGTCTTCAAGTACTGGATATTCCGTTATCTCAGCCGCACATCTCCCTCCGCTGTCGCCACACTCAAAAATATGAATGAATAGTACTTATTGCTAATTGTGTCTCAGTAGTGTTCTATTCATGCAACGTTGTTGAACTATACAAGGTGCTCTCAACTCAATTGAACAATAGCGCGACAGTCCCCATCCCTCTTTAGGGTGGGGAAGGATAGCGCGGCAATGAAGCGAAGCGGAATTGCCAATTATAATTGTCATTTCACAATTTGTATAAAACACAGACAAGTTAGGGGTTTGAGCGTTTTGAGAACAAATATCGTGTTTCAAAATCCAGATGGGTTGAAAGGAGTGCTACGATCGCACCTCATTGGGTATTAAGCTCCAGGTTGGATTGCCTGAGCATAGGTTATCCTCAAAAATTGGACATTAATTCTTTAAACAGGAATTTTGAGGGGGTTAATTGTCTCCTAGAGCCTGAAACCCCCAAAACTCGTAAAATTAGACATTAATTCTTTAAATGTGACAAATAATTCTTTAAAGGACATATGGAGAATAGGGGAGTCGAACCCCTGACCTCTGCGGTGCGATCGCAGCACTCTACCAACTGAGCTAATTCCCCAGATAACCCCGCTATTATAGCAAGAAACCAAACCAGGCTCTAAGGGCTGTTTTAGCCAGCCCTCAACGCTTTAAACCATCATTCTCAGCAGAGTTAGTTCGCCTCTACCCTCATCAAAGTCACTTTTGCCTTCGCAGATGTCGTATTGTCGCCCCAGAAAATCAGATTGGGGGTCTTGTAAGGGTTGGGATACCCTGCTGGTGGCGTATAGCCTGTGTATTGGCGCATTGGCCCTTGCAAAATAGGGGTCGTCGCATTGTCTACAAACAGTTTGTATTGATTGCCACTGACTTTGAGATGGTAAGTATGAGCTAGCGATTGCGTGTTATAGGTAGCGGTTTCAGCTTTTGTAAAAGTGGAACTCTGCGCCCAAATGTTATTAAGCCAAAATCCAAGTTCAACACCATAAGGTTGAGCCTCACCTGCTCCTTGTTTACTAATCACAATCACGCTAAAGCCCGCTCGATTGTTGTTTGTCCCGTGAGACTCAGAATTAACCCTTAATTTGAAGCTGACTGTGTAGCCGTTAGAGCGATCGAGAATGACTGGAGTTCCGTTGAAATAACCTGCATAGTTAGAGCTATTACCTGTATCTAAGACTGTACCGCTGCTTGTTGCAGTTGCGATCGGAGCAGTCGCGATCGCGGTGGCTTGATATAACCAATTTTGTTGAGCAGGCGTTTGAGAAGGACTAGATAAACCATCGTACAAAACCACAGCCCTAGCTGCTGTTGCACTCAGCGCCAAAACTAAGCTAGCTGTCACCGTTGGCAAAAAAACTTTCATGGCAGTTCCAATTACAACTCCCCAATGTTATGCCCAGAAAAATTCTTAGCTGATGAAATCACGGTCAAACAGAATCAAGACTGTGTAAATCTTGGCTCCGTAGATCGCAGCACTGAGGAGTATTACGATGCTTGAGGTACGGGGGATTTAGCATAGACGGCTTGAACGCGATCGAGTTCTAAATCAGAGAGATAATCAACCGCCCAATTCGCTTGCCGCTGCATCATGTGAAACGGATAAGTATTGGCCACCCCAACCACCGGAATTCCGGCCCGCTTTGCTGCTTGAATTCCTGCGGGAGTATCCTCGATCGCGAGGCACTCTGAAGGTTGGAGATTCAGATCTAGAAATTGTTGATTCAGACGCTCAACCACTAGCAAATAACCGTCTGGTTCTGGTTTGCTCGTAACAATATCATCGCCCGCCACAATCACCTGAAAATAAGCAGCCAATTGCGCTTTTTCTAACACCAGTTCAATTCCGCTTCGTAAGGCTCCACTCACCACAGCCAGCTTTAATTGAGCAGCCCGCAGATTAAACATTAAATCAGTTAAGCCAGGATAAATAGGCAGCTTTTCTATCGTGTCTAGCTCACGTTGATAAGTACGGGCTTTGCGCTGCATCAAGTCCATCAGGTAGTCTTCTGTGGCAACTCGCCCCCGACTCGCTAGCAGTTCGGTTAAACAAGCGCGATCGCTACGCCCTAGGCAAACGCGAGCAAACTCTCCAGAGTTCAGCCGCAGATTTTCTTCAATCAGAAGCCGCTCAATCAGTCGCTCATGAATCGCTTCATCATTGATAATGACGCCATTAAAATCAAATAGAACTGCCTTCAAAACCATACTTGCTTACTCAAACGCGGGAGCGGGGAACCCTGCATCAGGGACAACAGAGTCATCGATCCTAACAGAGTTAGGATGGGCTCTGACAGAGTCAGGGTCTTGTCCAGAAAGTGGCTTGACTCCCTTAGTAATTTGGTGAATCCACCAGAGTTCTTGTGTGTTTACAGCTCCAAACCCAGCGGCCCCCATCCAAGCATCTACATTTCCGGTTGCATAAGCTTGAATGTAAGGTTCTTCAAAGATTTGGGTCAACCATTCGGTTTGCCGTAAGGTTTTTTGGTTGCCATCTAAGATCAACACTTCTCCGCCAGGTTTGAGCAATCGTGCGGCTTCCTGCAAAATGGCTCGTGAGACAGCGGGAGGAGTTTCATGAAAGAGCAAAGAAGCGGTGACTAAATCAAAAGCAGCGTCAGGAAAGCCTGTCTGCTCAGCATTGGCGTGAACGAACTGAATGTCTAGTCCCGCTTGTTGAGCCTTGTAATCTGCCATTACTAACATGTAAGGCGAGAAATCTAAACCAACAACTTCAGCAGTCGGAAACGCTTGCTTGAGCAATAAAGTGGTTGACCCAGTCCCGCAGCCTAAGTCTAAAATTCGCCTCGGTTTGCCCCGCACAGCCTCAATCGCAGCTTGCCGAATTAAGACTTCGTTAGGTAGCAAGACATATTGAGTGATGGGATCATAGGATACAGCCGCTCGTGGATTCAGGTAACCTTTTTCAATCCCATGAAAATTCTGAGTGCTGTAGTAGGCGGGATATACCAAGCTAGGGTTACAGAAGCGATCGCCTTCTATCTCCCAATCAATACTGCGATAAAACTGTTCTAAACCCTCGCGATCAATAAACAACTGTAGGATAGGGGACAAAAATCGCTCAAAGATTGTGTCTTTCCGAACTGCCATAGGAGGTTACCTAAAATTAGCTTTTTTTGCAGCTCTCAGCAAAAGCGTAGAACTGCCCTATTAATATTCTACTTTTATGAAGTTTAATAAATAAATTTAGCCCATGCCACGATCGCATTCCAGCCTCTTGTCTTAACGTGAGCCTCAGAACTGACAAAGATGCCTCTAGCGATCGATCCTGAAAACCCGAATTTTTATTAAATTCTTGACAGTGCGGTGAACTAGAGTACGCTTGCTAAACCGCAAATGGTTACTCTGTGAAAAATACGCAAGCTACTAGAACTTCGCAAAAAATAGCCCATGTCCGCCCCCTTACCTGCCAACGAAGCAGAAAGGCTTGAAAGCCTCCTCCAATATGCCATTCTTGATACTGAAGCTGAAGAATCCTTTGATGAGCTTTGCCGCTTAGCCGCCTACATTTGTCAAACTCCGATTGCCTTAATTAGCCTGGTGGACAATCACCGCCAATGGTTCAAAGCAAAAGTCGGCATAGAAGTTACGGAAATGCCACGAGACATTGCCTTTTGTAGCCATGCAATTTTGCAGCGTGATCTGTTTGTGGTGCCTGATACCCTAGCTGACGAACGCTTTGCCACCAATCCTCTGGTAGTCTCTGATCCCCATGTCCGATTTTATGCTGGCTCTCCTTTGTTAACCTCCAAGGGACATGCGGTGGGAACGCTTTGTACGATTGACCGCGTCCCACGACAGCTCAACCCAGAACAATTGAAAGCGCTAGAAGACCTAGGCCATCAAGTCATGAGGCAACTGGAACTACGACGCAATTTAGGGGCTCTGGCTCAAATTACGCTGAAGCGGCAAGAGGCAGAAGCGGCTCTATGGCAAAGTCGAGAGCAGCTCCGAAATTTAGTTGAGCAAATCAATGATTGGGTCTGGGAAGCGGATATCAAAGCTGCGTTTACTTACGTTAGCCCCAAGATTAGAGACATCTTGGGTTATGAACCACATGAGGTGCTCGGCAAGACACTTGACCAGTTTATGCCTGAGGATGAAGCTAAGCGCTACACCACCTTATTGAGTTATTTCACAGCCCAGCAAACGGAATTTACTCAGGTAGAAACGGCTCTGCTTCACAAAGACGGTCATCTCATCGTTTGCGAGAGTAGTGCTTCCCCCATCTTGGGTCCACAAAATGAACTCCAAGGCTTCCGGGGTGTCACCCGCGATATTACCGAGCGAAAGCAAGCAGAACAGCAAATTCGTAAAGCACTCACTAAAGAAAAAGAACTGAGTGAACTCAAATCCCGTTTTATTAATACAGCCTCTCACGAATTTCGGACACCCCTCACCACAATCTTGGCTTCGGCGGAAGGCCTAGAACACTACAGTCATAAATGGTCCGACGAGAAAAAGCTGGCCTATCTCCACCGCATTCAAGCCACAGTGCAGCATCTCAATGGATTATTAGATGATGTTTTACTGATTGGCAAATCCAATGCAGGTAAGCTGGAATCTCGACCAACCCCTCTAAATTTAGAAAAACTCTGCTGCGAATTGGTAGAAGAAGTTCAACTGAGTGCTCCTAGTCACCAAATTGACTTTGTTAACAACGGATCGAGTCATCCAGCCTGTATGGATGAAAAGTTACTACGACACATCTTGATTAATTTACTCTCAAATGCTGTTAAGTACTCTCCTCAAGGAGGCCAAGTCAATTTCCATCTTTCTTGCCAAGATGGAATGGCTACGTTTCAAGTTCAGGACTCAGGTGTAGGGATTCCTCCCCAAGATCAAAAACGTTTGTTTGAATCTTTTCATCGAGCAGCGAATGTCGGTAGTATTCCAGGAACGGGCTTGGGGTTATCCATTGTCAAGCAAGCTGTAGAGGCACACAGAGGTACAGTTTCAGTTAACAGTGCTGTTGGAGTAGGCACAACATTTACAGTGATTCTGCCACTTGATAAAGGTAAGAAATAATGAAAAAGATTTTAGTGATTGAAGATGAACGGGATGTGAGAAATGTCATTCTTGACATTTTGGAGGCTGAAGAATTTGATGTTATTGGTGCTGAAAATGGTTTGGTTGGGGTGAAACTGGCGCAAGAAAAGGCTCCTGATCTGATCATTTGTGATGTGATGATGCCTGAGTTAGATGGTTTGGGTGTTTTGGCGGAGTTGCGGAAACATCCCGGAACAGCAGTGATCCCATTTGTATTCTTGACTGCTAAAGCAACTAAAGATGATTTTCGCCAAGGTATGGAGCTAGGGGCGGACGATTATCTGAGTAAGCCTTTCACGCGCTTGGAATTGCTAAAGGCGGTTTCTACTCGCCTAGAAAAGCAAGCAGTGGTGGATGAAAGAGTTCAGCAAAAACTCGATGATTTGCGTAGCACGATTACCCTCACTCTGCCTCACGAGTTAATCACTCCTTTAAACGCGATCGCCGATTTATCGAGTGTGCTAATGAACGAATGCAGCTTGATGGAGCAGGCTGAAGTTGTAGAGGTTGCAGAAGACATCCATAACGCCACTCAAACCTTACATAGGTTGGTACAAAACTTTCTTTTGTATGCTCAGTTGGAGCTATTGGTTAAAAGCCCAGAGCGAGTCAAGTCACTATCTAAAGGCAAGACTCATGTGGTTGGGATGTTAATAAATGATTGGGTGATTCAAAAAGCGCAACGGATGAACCGAGCCACTGATTTACAGTTGGATTTTCAGGGTGCAGTGGTTCAAATTTCACAAGCCAAGTTAAAGAAATTAGTAGAAGAACTGGTTGATAATGCCTGCAAGTTCTCCTCCCCAGGCACTCCTATAAAAGTTTTGAGCAGTCATAGTGAAAGTACGTTTATTCTCTATGTGATTGATCGAGGTCGAGGGATGACCCTAGAACAGATTGAGAAGGTGGGTGCTTACATGCAATTTGAGCGCAAGCTGTATGAGCAAGAGGGCTCAGGGCTAGGGCTAGCCATTGCTAAACGCTTAGTAGAATTGCATGGTGGAGAACTGGGGATCGAGAGTATTCCTGGTAAACAGACGACTGTGCGCGTTGTCCTGCCATTGGCTCAAGGCTAGCTGCTGAGCAAGCAACAAAGGCCTATCCCATTACTTAAAATTTGTGTCATAAAGACTTGCGATCGCCTAACTTATGGACGTCTGAAGCAGCGATCGCTCTAGCTAAAGTAAGCTTTACTGTTCAAGTAACTTTTTGATAGCCAGAGTACAAAGCTAGGGTCATTCCTTAGCTAGACGATATTTAGTACCATGATTGGCTACGGTAAAAGAGATAGAGCTACCAAACTCTTTTACCGTAGCATTAGCTATTTTATGATCGCCCAAGATATTATTCTGCTATTGCAAACTACAGTCACCCACCGACTTCATCAAAGCTCAGAGATCGGCAACTTAGATCTTCGTTGTCACTGTGACCATCCAGGTCAAAAACTTCGTTGTGAAGACTGCCCTTACTTAGAAGCTCAACTATCGCGCTCTAGACTCCTTAGAGGTAAAGATTAGTATATTTGTACTGCAACAACCATGACACCGAAATTGTCCTTGCGGTAGATGCCGTAATCCACTTTGTTCAGCTATTTTCTTCAAGTAGCTTTAAAAACTGTTGACCTTGTTTTGATTGAAAGGAGGAGCAGAGCAGATGTAGTGCCCTGCGTAGCTAATGAACGGGCAATGAGACTCGCCACTACGAA from Trichocoleus desertorum ATA4-8-CV12 carries:
- a CDS encoding PAS domain S-box protein gives rise to the protein MSAPLPANEAERLESLLQYAILDTEAEESFDELCRLAAYICQTPIALISLVDNHRQWFKAKVGIEVTEMPRDIAFCSHAILQRDLFVVPDTLADERFATNPLVVSDPHVRFYAGSPLLTSKGHAVGTLCTIDRVPRQLNPEQLKALEDLGHQVMRQLELRRNLGALAQITLKRQEAEAALWQSREQLRNLVEQINDWVWEADIKAAFTYVSPKIRDILGYEPHEVLGKTLDQFMPEDEAKRYTTLLSYFTAQQTEFTQVETALLHKDGHLIVCESSASPILGPQNELQGFRGVTRDITERKQAEQQIRKALTKEKELSELKSRFINTASHEFRTPLTTILASAEGLEHYSHKWSDEKKLAYLHRIQATVQHLNGLLDDVLLIGKSNAGKLESRPTPLNLEKLCCELVEEVQLSAPSHQIDFVNNGSSHPACMDEKLLRHILINLLSNAVKYSPQGGQVNFHLSCQDGMATFQVQDSGVGIPPQDQKRLFESFHRAANVGSIPGTGLGLSIVKQAVEAHRGTVSVNSAVGVGTTFTVILPLDKGKK
- a CDS encoding response regulator, which encodes MKKILVIEDERDVRNVILDILEAEEFDVIGAENGLVGVKLAQEKAPDLIICDVMMPELDGLGVLAELRKHPGTAVIPFVFLTAKATKDDFRQGMELGADDYLSKPFTRLELLKAVSTRLEKQAVVDERVQQKLDDLRSTITLTLPHELITPLNAIADLSSVLMNECSLMEQAEVVEVAEDIHNATQTLHRLVQNFLLYAQLELLVKSPERVKSLSKGKTHVVGMLINDWVIQKAQRMNRATDLQLDFQGAVVQISQAKLKKLVEELVDNACKFSSPGTPIKVLSSHSESTFILYVIDRGRGMTLEQIEKVGAYMQFERKLYEQEGSGLGLAIAKRLVELHGGELGIESIPGKQTTVRVVLPLAQG